In a single window of the Leptolyngbyaceae cyanobacterium genome:
- a CDS encoding metal-sensitive transcriptional regulator: MIGSKKEFLPAEEKDLLSHHHDTDHIHVGHSHEEGQSSHPHVHSEESLRRIVNRLSRIEGHIRGIKSMVQESRPCPDVLVQIAAVRGALDRVARMILDEHLTECIGRAAKEGNIEMEIEELKAALDRFLP, encoded by the coding sequence ATGATTGGATCTAAAAAGGAATTTTTACCTGCCGAGGAGAAAGATTTGCTTTCTCATCATCATGATACAGACCATATCCATGTCGGTCATTCTCATGAGGAGGGACAGTCTAGCCATCCCCACGTTCACTCTGAGGAGTCTCTGCGGCGGATTGTTAATCGTTTGTCTCGGATTGAAGGCCATATTCGGGGCATTAAGTCAATGGTACAGGAAAGTCGTCCCTGTCCGGATGTATTAGTCCAAATTGCGGCGGTGCGGGGGGCGCTGGATCGGGTGGCACGAATGATTTTAGATGAACATTTAACGGAATGTATCGGTCGTGCGGCTAAAGAGGGCAATATTGAAATGGAAATTGAAGAGTTAAAGGCAGCTTTGGATCGGTTTTTGCCTTAG
- a CDS encoding DUF4079 domain-containing protein: MSLEIPASVKTWSQFIHPTVMWVLFGTSIYALYLGIKVKRTRTAEGDAKKELIKGKYNIRHYQVGSLLLAFMVVTTILGMGVTYINNGKLFVGPHLLVGLAMTGMIATSAALSPYMQKGNALARVTHVGLNMTLLLLFAWQAVSGVEIMLKIVSNM; the protein is encoded by the coding sequence ATGAGCTTAGAAATTCCTGCTTCTGTGAAAACTTGGAGTCAATTCATTCATCCTACTGTAATGTGGGTACTGTTCGGTACGTCCATTTACGCTTTATACCTGGGTATTAAAGTCAAACGTACCAGAACTGCTGAGGGAGACGCTAAAAAGGAACTAATCAAGGGTAAGTATAATATCCGCCATTATCAAGTAGGTTCTTTGCTTTTAGCGTTTATGGTAGTTACCACTATCTTAGGCATGGGAGTTACCTACATTAACAATGGTAAGTTGTTTGTCGGGCCTCACTTACTAGTTGGATTAGCAATGACAGGTATGATCGCTACTTCTGCTGCTTTATCTCCTTATATGCAGAAAGGAAATGCTTTAGCTCGCGTTACTCACGTTGGACTGAATATGACCCTTTTATTACTGTTTGCTTGGCAGGCAGTCAGTGGTGTAGAAATTATGCTAAAAATTGTTAGCAATATGTAA
- a CDS encoding DNA-directed RNA polymerase subunit gamma, translated as MAKLEQRFDYVKIGLASPDRIRQWGERTLPNGQIVGEVTKPETINYRTLKPEMDGLFCERIFGPAKDWECHCGKYKRVRHRGIVCERCGVEVTESRVRRHRMGFIKLAAPVAHVWYLKGIPSYISILLDMPLRDVEQIVYFNAYVVLNAGNADNLQYKQLLTEDQWMEIEDQLYSEDTHLSGIEVGIGAEALQTLLQNINLEQEAEQLREEINQAKGQKRAKLIKRLRVIDNFIATGSKPEWMVLNVIPVIPPDLRPMVQLDGGRFATSDLNDLYRRVINRNNRLARLQEILAPEIIVRNEKRMLQEAVDALIDNGRRGRTVVGANNRPLKSLSDIIEGKQGRFRQNLLGKRVDYSGRSVIVVGPKLKIHQCGLPREMAIELFQPFVIHRLIRQGLVNNIKAAKKLIQRNDPSVWDVLEEVIEGHPVLLNRAPTLHRLGIQAFEPILVEGRAIQLHPLVCPAFNADFDGDQMAVHVPLSLESQAEARLLMLASNNILSPATGRPIVTPSQDMVLGCYYLTAENPVYASQPVKRYFSSLEDVIIAYDQKQLDLHEYVWVRYDGRVETGDADGEPVEVLTERDGSTTQVYKSTRVRLDKEGNQISQYIRTTPGRIIYNKTIQEVLQF; from the coding sequence ATGGCAAAGCTAGAACAAAGATTCGATTACGTAAAAATAGGATTGGCTTCTCCCGATCGGATTCGGCAATGGGGAGAAAGAACGCTTCCTAACGGACAAATTGTAGGTGAAGTAACCAAGCCAGAAACTATTAATTACCGGACATTAAAACCGGAAATGGACGGGCTTTTTTGCGAGCGCATTTTCGGCCCTGCCAAAGATTGGGAATGTCATTGTGGAAAATATAAAAGAGTAAGACACAGAGGAATTGTTTGCGAACGGTGCGGCGTAGAAGTAACGGAGTCGAGAGTGCGCCGTCACCGGATGGGCTTCATTAAATTAGCCGCGCCAGTTGCCCATGTTTGGTATTTAAAAGGTATCCCCAGCTATATTTCTATTTTGTTAGATATGCCGCTGCGGGATGTGGAGCAGATTGTTTATTTCAATGCTTACGTGGTTCTCAATGCCGGTAATGCAGATAATTTGCAATACAAACAGCTGCTAACTGAAGACCAGTGGATGGAAATCGAAGACCAGCTTTATAGCGAAGATACCCATCTATCTGGTATTGAAGTAGGCATTGGTGCGGAAGCCTTACAAACTCTGCTGCAAAATATTAATTTGGAACAAGAAGCAGAACAACTGCGGGAAGAAATTAACCAAGCGAAGGGTCAAAAACGAGCGAAGTTAATTAAAAGGCTGCGGGTAATCGATAATTTCATCGCTACTGGTTCTAAACCAGAATGGATGGTATTAAATGTAATCCCGGTGATTCCGCCCGACTTGCGACCGATGGTGCAGCTAGACGGGGGTCGCTTTGCTACTTCTGATTTGAACGACCTTTACCGTCGGGTAATTAATCGCAACAACCGGTTGGCACGTCTGCAAGAAATTTTGGCCCCGGAAATCATCGTTCGCAACGAAAAGCGGATGTTGCAGGAGGCAGTGGATGCCTTGATCGATAACGGACGCCGGGGACGGACGGTGGTGGGGGCAAATAACCGCCCGCTGAAGTCTCTCTCGGATATTATTGAAGGGAAACAAGGCCGCTTCCGGCAAAACTTGTTGGGTAAGCGGGTGGACTATTCCGGACGATCGGTAATCGTGGTGGGGCCAAAGCTGAAGATCCACCAGTGCGGTTTGCCGAGGGAAATGGCGATCGAACTTTTTCAACCCTTCGTGATCCATCGCTTAATTCGCCAAGGCTTGGTCAACAACATCAAGGCAGCCAAAAAACTGATTCAGCGCAACGACCCCAGCGTGTGGGACGTATTGGAAGAAGTGATCGAGGGACACCCGGTACTGCTGAACCGCGCCCCTACCCTACACCGTTTGGGGATTCAAGCTTTTGAGCCGATTTTAGTAGAAGGGCGGGCGATTCAGTTGCATCCCCTGGTATGTCCGGCTTTTAACGCGGACTTTGACGGCGACCAAATGGCGGTGCACGTACCGCTTTCCTTGGAGTCTCAGGCAGAGGCGCGGTTATTGATGTTGGCGTCTAATAATATTTTGTCGCCGGCGACGGGAAGGCCGATCGTTACTCCCAGCCAAGACATGGTTTTGGGTTGTTACTATTTAACTGCGGAAAATCCCGTCTATGCCAGTCAACCGGTCAAGCGCTATTTCTCTTCTTTGGAAGATGTAATTATTGCTTACGACCAAAAGCAACTAGACCTGCACGAATACGTATGGGTACGTTACGATGGCCGGGTAGAAACGGGAGATGCCGATGGGGAACCGGTGGAAGTGCTTACCGAACGCGATGGAAGCACCACGCAGGTGTATAAGTCTACCCGGGTGCGCTTAGACAAAGAAGGCAACCAAATTTCTCAATATATTCGCACTACCCCTGGCAGGATTATTTACAACAAAACCATTCAGGAAGTGTTGCAATTTTGA
- a CDS encoding HhoA/HhoB/HtrA family serine endopeptidase — protein sequence METGKFYSLLGKVASYAIATFLGAILMLGTLRVLPSQASPDPNMLKGESVALELPNSNQAHTGSFVTAAVNRVGFAVVRIDTERTVTRRIDPFFDDPFFRRFFGDDFVQRGPQKQLLQGQGSGFIIDKSGIILTNAHVVDEADKVTVTLKNGSTFEGQVRGVDEITDLAVVKIDPKGMDLPVAALGDSNQVSVGDWAIAVGNPLGLDNTVTLGIVSTLKRSSSEVGVPDKRLDFIQTDAAINPGNSGGPLLNENGEVIGINTAIRPDAMGIGFAIPINKAKEISQILARGQKVAHPYLGIQMVTLTPELAKQNNNDPNSPLTVPEIRGVLIVKVLPDTPAAASGLRRGDVITDIDGKPITTASELQNMVESSRVGQSLKLTVVRGNQNQQIQVRTAQLQQEQL from the coding sequence ATGGAAACGGGGAAATTTTATTCTCTTTTAGGTAAAGTCGCTAGCTATGCAATAGCTACCTTCTTAGGAGCAATTCTGATGCTCGGTACTCTCAGGGTATTACCCTCACAAGCCAGCCCAGATCCCAATATGCTAAAGGGCGAGAGCGTAGCACTTGAGTTACCGAATAGCAATCAAGCCCATACGGGTAGCTTCGTGACAGCAGCCGTCAATCGGGTAGGCTTTGCCGTAGTTAGAATCGATACAGAGCGTACCGTTACTCGCCGGATCGATCCTTTTTTTGACGACCCCTTCTTCCGACGCTTTTTTGGAGACGATTTCGTACAGCGTGGCCCTCAAAAACAACTCCTACAAGGCCAAGGATCGGGCTTCATTATTGATAAAAGCGGCATCATTCTCACCAATGCCCATGTAGTTGATGAAGCTGATAAAGTAACAGTCACCTTAAAGAATGGAAGTACCTTTGAAGGACAAGTACGGGGAGTTGATGAAATCACCGATTTGGCAGTAGTGAAAATCGATCCCAAAGGAATGGATTTACCCGTAGCAGCGCTGGGAGATTCTAACCAAGTAAGTGTAGGAGATTGGGCTATAGCAGTTGGTAACCCATTAGGGCTAGATAACACCGTTACCCTTGGCATCGTCAGCACCCTCAAGCGTTCCTCCAGCGAAGTAGGCGTTCCCGACAAACGTCTAGACTTTATTCAAACTGACGCCGCCATCAATCCTGGTAACTCCGGTGGCCCATTGTTAAACGAAAACGGCGAAGTGATTGGCATTAATACAGCGATTCGCCCCGATGCAATGGGAATTGGTTTTGCTATTCCCATCAATAAAGCCAAAGAAATCAGCCAAATTCTCGCCCGTGGTCAAAAAGTTGCCCATCCTTACTTGGGAATTCAAATGGTTACTTTAACACCAGAATTAGCCAAGCAAAACAATAACGATCCGAATTCTCCTTTAACCGTCCCAGAAATCAGAGGAGTCTTAATCGTAAAAGTTTTACCAGATACTCCAGCCGCTGCTTCAGGACTCCGCCGAGGAGATGTGATTACTGACATTGACGGAAAACCCATTACTACTGCTTCTGAATTACAAAATATGGTGGAATCTTCTCGTGTCGGTCAATCATTGAAACTAACTGTAGTTCGAGGCAATCAAAATCAACAAATACAGGTAAGAACCGCTCAGTTACAACAAGAACAACTCTAA
- a CDS encoding glycoside hydrolase family protein, translating into MFEPSYQQMPSGSSPQGNFPPPKSLLDSILSHLLMGSAVSGLMFFLLVWPSVKEQQTQRKSSTNLPGTVPLVMKGGDPHIRALMRTISASESNVSQPYAVIYGGEYASNLSRHPERCVTIVSGPNKGNCSTAAGRYQMLNKTWKEKAHRYHPNPEQLIFWTNYSFEAEYQDAVVYAWLKDRQAWGADIPKMLKQGKLEQVLRLLSSTWTSLGYGIETNSMSRHLPKIYQQLLREELEAAG; encoded by the coding sequence TTGTTTGAGCCTTCTTATCAACAGATGCCGTCAGGCTCATCCCCACAGGGAAATTTTCCACCTCCGAAATCCCTACTAGATTCGATCCTCAGCCATTTATTAATGGGCAGTGCAGTTTCTGGATTGATGTTTTTCCTGTTAGTTTGGCCTTCTGTTAAAGAACAGCAAACACAACGGAAATCTTCTACAAACTTACCCGGTACCGTGCCTTTAGTGATGAAAGGCGGCGACCCTCATATTCGAGCTTTGATGCGAACTATTTCGGCAAGTGAATCGAATGTTTCCCAACCTTACGCGGTGATTTATGGTGGTGAATATGCTAGCAACCTCAGCCGCCATCCAGAACGGTGCGTTACGATCGTCAGCGGGCCAAATAAAGGCAATTGCTCTACAGCAGCTGGGCGCTACCAAATGTTAAATAAGACCTGGAAAGAAAAAGCCCATCGCTATCATCCCAATCCGGAACAATTGATTTTTTGGACTAATTATAGTTTTGAAGCAGAATATCAGGATGCAGTAGTATATGCTTGGCTGAAAGATCGTCAGGCGTGGGGTGCTGATATTCCTAAAATGCTAAAGCAGGGAAAATTAGAACAAGTATTGCGCCTGCTTTCTAGTACTTGGACTAGTTTAGGTTATGGCATAGAAACTAATTCTATGTCTCGACATTTACCAAAAATTTATCAGCAATTGCTGCGCGAAGAGTTAGAAGCAGCAGGTTAA
- a CDS encoding NAD(P)H-binding protein yields the protein MKAFVAGATGQTGQRIVKELVGRNIPVRALVRDLDKARSTLPEAAELVVGDVLQPGTLGEAIGDSTLVLCATGATPSFDPTGPYKVDYEGTKNLVDAAKAKGIEHFVIVSSLCVSQFFHPLNLFWLILVWKKQAEEYLQHSGLTYTIVRPGGLLNDENLDRIVMSAADTLFDGRIPRTKVAKVCVEALFEPASRNKVVEIIAKPEAAEKNWRELFASVT from the coding sequence ATGAAAGCATTTGTAGCAGGGGCGACAGGCCAAACCGGTCAACGAATCGTTAAAGAGTTAGTTGGACGAAACATTCCCGTCCGCGCCTTAGTAAGAGATTTAGACAAAGCCAGGTCAACTTTACCAGAGGCAGCTGAGTTAGTGGTTGGCGATGTTTTGCAACCAGGCACTCTTGGCGAAGCCATCGGAGATAGTACCCTAGTGCTGTGTGCTACAGGTGCTACCCCCAGCTTCGATCCTACCGGGCCATATAAGGTGGACTACGAAGGTACCAAAAATTTGGTAGATGCTGCTAAAGCAAAGGGAATAGAGCATTTTGTCATTGTGTCTTCTCTATGTGTGTCTCAGTTCTTCCACCCCTTGAATCTGTTTTGGCTGATTTTAGTGTGGAAGAAGCAAGCGGAGGAATACCTGCAACACAGTGGCTTAACTTACACGATAGTGCGACCTGGTGGGCTGTTGAATGACGAAAATCTCGATCGCATTGTGATGTCTGCCGCAGACACTTTGTTTGATGGTCGCATTCCCCGTACTAAAGTGGCCAAAGTTTGTGTAGAAGCATTATTTGAACCAGCTTCTCGCAATAAGGTAGTAGAAATTATTGCTAAACCAGAGGCTGCTGAAAAAAACTGGCGCGAGTTATTTGCTAGCGTAACCTGA
- a CDS encoding DNA-directed RNA polymerase subunit beta' yields the protein MTDFVFRNRIVDKGELKRLISWSFAKYGTARTAQVADKLKDLGFRYATKAGVSISVDDLQVPDSKQRLLAAAEEEIRLTEQRYSRGEITEVERFQKVIDTWNSTSEQLKDEVVRNFRKNNPLNSVYMMAFSGARGNISQVRQLVGMRGLMADPQGEIIDLPIKTNFREGLTVTEYIISSYGARKGLVDTALRTADSGYLTRRLVDVSQDVIIREFDCGTSRGISLKSMTDGDRVLIPLKDRLLGRVLSQDVHHPATGELIAKRNQDIDDDLAAVIGKAKVEELFVRSPLTCEAARSVCQTCYGWSLAHATMVDLGEAVGIIAAQSIGEPGTQLTMRTFHTGGVFTGEVARQLRAPSEGTVRYGTGLRTRPFRTRHGEEAGLAETNGDLIFGEERFHILQGSIVLVADGQKVKHDQIMAEVPITGRNVRRATEKAVKDVASDLAGEVKFADLVPEEKTDRQGNTTRIAQRGGLVWILSGEVYNLPPGAEPVVKNGDKVEAGSVLAETKLITERGGVVRLPQENKGSSGGREIEIITASVLLDTARVRAESYQGRDHYLIETDGGQLFSLKATPGTKVLNNQVVAELIDDRYRTATGGIIKYAGVEVAKRGKAKQGYEVVKGGTLLWIPEESHEVNKDISLLLVEDGQYVEAGTEVVKDIFCTSSGIIEVVQKNDILREIAIKPGDLHLVEDPEEVMAADGTLANPGQEVLPGLVSSELRYIEYVETPEGPALLLRPVVEYPIPDEPSVPTQTGTGKWGISSQSEEMGQSLELRAVQRLPYKDGERVKSVEGLELLRTQLVLEIGHDAPQLAADIELVPDAQDANLMRLQLVILESLVIRRDMAADATQGSTHTRLLVSDGETIQPGAVVARTEIQCKEAGEVRGIREGAEAIRRVLVVRNADRITVPTPGEKPTVKAGDLLVAGSSLSANIKTEESGLVVEVAEERVVLRIARPYRVSNGAVLHIDDGDLVQRGDNLVLLVFERTKTGDIIQGLPRIEELLEARKPKEACLLARRPGTVQIVYGDDEPDEIKVIENDGVIAEYPIGPGQNLIVSDGQEVDAGEPLTDGPANPHEILEIFFDLNREQAGTYEAALTALRATQTFLVNEVQSVYQSQGIDISDKHIEVIVRQMTSKVRVDDGGDTTMLPGELVELRQIEQVNEAMSITGGAPAEYTPVLLGITKASLNTDSFISAASFQETTRVLTEAAIEGKSDWLRGLKENVIIGRLIPAGTGFNTYEELGTPDIDLSYEGSVVLDDETDLKEVVLDDRTARSYRVESSLDSPALGVSDFDSRTSSGAKYGSNFSSFLEDDELIDDGMDEPDDDEDDDDDL from the coding sequence ATGACTGACTTTGTTTTTCGCAACCGGATTGTTGATAAGGGAGAACTGAAACGGCTGATTTCTTGGTCGTTTGCTAAATACGGGACGGCTAGAACCGCTCAAGTAGCCGATAAGTTAAAAGATTTGGGTTTTCGTTACGCCACGAAAGCGGGGGTTTCGATTTCCGTTGATGACTTGCAGGTTCCCGATAGCAAACAACGGTTATTGGCAGCGGCGGAAGAAGAAATTCGCTTGACGGAACAGCGTTATTCTCGCGGAGAAATTACGGAAGTAGAACGGTTCCAGAAGGTAATCGATACCTGGAACAGTACTTCCGAACAACTAAAAGATGAGGTGGTGCGGAACTTCCGGAAAAACAATCCCCTCAACTCGGTGTACATGATGGCATTTTCTGGGGCGCGGGGAAATATTTCCCAGGTGCGCCAGCTGGTGGGAATGCGGGGATTGATGGCCGATCCGCAAGGGGAAATTATCGACTTGCCGATCAAGACTAATTTCCGAGAAGGATTGACGGTTACGGAATATATTATTTCTTCTTACGGGGCGAGGAAGGGGTTAGTAGATACGGCTTTGCGGACGGCGGACTCGGGTTACTTAACTCGCCGTTTGGTGGACGTATCCCAGGATGTGATCATTCGAGAATTCGATTGCGGTACATCGCGGGGGATTAGCTTGAAGTCGATGACCGATGGCGATCGGGTATTGATACCTTTAAAAGACCGCTTGCTGGGGCGGGTATTGTCCCAAGACGTGCATCATCCGGCGACGGGTGAGTTGATTGCCAAGCGCAACCAAGATATCGATGACGATTTGGCAGCGGTAATCGGCAAGGCGAAGGTGGAGGAGTTGTTCGTGCGATCGCCCCTCACCTGCGAGGCGGCGCGATCGGTTTGTCAAACTTGTTACGGTTGGAGTTTGGCCCACGCTACGATGGTGGATTTGGGAGAAGCGGTGGGAATCATCGCCGCCCAAAGCATCGGGGAACCGGGCACTCAGCTAACCATGCGTACCTTCCACACCGGGGGGGTATTCACCGGGGAAGTAGCCAGACAGTTGCGGGCTCCCAGTGAGGGGACGGTTCGCTACGGAACAGGGTTACGTACCAGACCCTTCCGCACCCGTCACGGGGAAGAAGCGGGGTTGGCAGAAACTAACGGGGATTTGATTTTCGGGGAAGAACGCTTCCACATCCTGCAAGGTTCGATCGTTTTGGTAGCCGATGGCCAAAAGGTGAAACACGACCAGATTATGGCGGAGGTGCCGATTACCGGGCGCAACGTGCGCCGCGCTACGGAAAAAGCCGTGAAGGACGTGGCTTCGGACTTGGCAGGGGAAGTAAAGTTTGCCGATTTGGTGCCGGAAGAAAAGACCGATCGCCAGGGGAATACGACCCGGATCGCCCAGCGGGGCGGTTTGGTGTGGATTCTTTCCGGGGAAGTATACAACTTACCGCCTGGGGCAGAACCAGTAGTCAAAAACGGTGACAAAGTAGAAGCTGGCAGCGTGCTGGCTGAAACCAAGTTAATCACCGAACGGGGTGGTGTGGTTCGCTTACCCCAAGAAAATAAGGGTTCTTCCGGCGGTCGAGAAATCGAGATTATCACGGCTTCGGTGCTGTTGGATACAGCCAGGGTACGGGCAGAAAGCTATCAGGGACGGGATCACTATTTGATCGAAACTGATGGCGGTCAACTGTTTTCCTTGAAGGCGACACCGGGTACGAAGGTGTTGAATAACCAGGTGGTGGCGGAGTTGATCGACGATCGCTATCGGACTGCCACCGGCGGCATCATTAAATATGCCGGAGTAGAAGTTGCCAAGCGCGGTAAAGCCAAACAAGGCTATGAAGTAGTCAAGGGTGGCACGCTGCTGTGGATTCCGGAAGAGTCCCATGAGGTGAACAAAGATATCTCTTTGTTACTGGTGGAAGACGGGCAATATGTAGAAGCCGGCACCGAGGTAGTAAAAGATATCTTCTGTACTAGTTCCGGCATCATCGAAGTCGTGCAGAAAAACGACATTCTGCGGGAAATCGCGATTAAACCGGGAGATCTGCACTTGGTGGAAGACCCGGAAGAAGTGATGGCAGCAGATGGCACTTTGGCTAATCCGGGACAGGAAGTTTTACCTGGATTGGTATCGAGTGAGTTGCGCTACATCGAATACGTGGAAACTCCGGAAGGGCCGGCTTTGTTACTGCGTCCGGTGGTGGAATATCCGATTCCCGACGAGCCTTCCGTGCCCACTCAAACCGGTACTGGCAAATGGGGCATTAGCAGCCAATCGGAGGAGATGGGGCAATCTTTGGAACTGCGAGCGGTGCAGCGGTTACCTTATAAAGATGGGGAGCGGGTGAAGTCGGTAGAAGGACTGGAACTGCTGCGGACTCAACTGGTTTTGGAAATCGGTCACGATGCGCCCCAATTGGCGGCGGATATCGAACTAGTGCCGGATGCTCAAGACGCCAACTTGATGAGATTGCAGTTGGTGATTTTGGAATCTTTGGTGATTCGGCGGGATATGGCGGCAGATGCTACCCAAGGCAGTACCCACACTCGGTTGTTGGTGAGCGATGGGGAAACGATCCAACCGGGAGCAGTAGTAGCTCGCACCGAGATTCAGTGTAAGGAAGCTGGTGAAGTGCGAGGGATCAGAGAAGGTGCCGAAGCGATTCGCCGGGTGTTGGTGGTACGAAATGCCGATCGCATTACAGTGCCAACACCAGGAGAAAAACCAACGGTGAAAGCGGGCGATCTACTAGTGGCTGGTTCGTCTTTGTCTGCCAATATCAAAACGGAGGAATCCGGCTTAGTGGTGGAAGTAGCCGAAGAGCGAGTGGTGCTGCGGATTGCACGTCCTTACCGGGTATCGAACGGTGCGGTTCTCCATATCGATGATGGGGACTTGGTACAACGGGGCGATAACTTGGTGTTGCTGGTGTTCGAGCGTACCAAAACCGGAGACATCATCCAAGGTTTACCTCGGATCGAGGAACTGTTGGAAGCGCGGAAGCCGAAGGAAGCTTGTTTGCTGGCTCGTCGTCCCGGTACGGTACAGATCGTTTACGGCGATGACGAACCGGATGAAATTAAGGTAATCGAAAACGATGGGGTGATTGCGGAATATCCTATAGGCCCGGGGCAAAACTTAATCGTTTCCGATGGTCAAGAGGTGGATGCGGGAGAACCGCTGACTGATGGCCCTGCTAACCCCCACGAGATCTTGGAAATTTTCTTCGATCTCAACCGAGAACAAGCGGGGACTTACGAAGCGGCGTTAACTGCGCTGAGGGCAACTCAAACTTTCCTGGTCAACGAAGTGCAGTCGGTTTACCAATCTCAAGGGATCGATATCTCCGATAAACACATCGAAGTGATCGTCCGCCAGATGACTTCTAAGGTGCGGGTGGATGATGGAGGAGATACGACGATGCTCCCCGGCGAGTTGGTGGAACTGCGCCAAATCGAACAGGTAAATGAAGCGATGTCGATTACCGGCGGTGCGCCTGCCGAGTATACTCCCGTACTGTTGGGGATTACCAAGGCATCGCTGAATACGGATAGCTTTATTTCCGCTGCTAGTTTCCAAGAAACCACGCGGGTGTTGACGGAAGCTGCGATCGAAGGTAAGTCTGATTGGTTGCGTGGCTTGAAAGAAAACGTAATTATCGGACGCTTGATTCCGGCTGGTACTGGTTTCAATACCTATGAAGAGTTGGGTACTCCAGATATCGATTTGAGCTATGAAGGTAGCGTGGTACTGGATGATGAAACTGACTTGAAAGAGGTAGTTTTAGACGATCGAACAGCCCGGAGTTATCGAGTCGAATCTAGCTTGGATTCTCCAGCTTTGGGAGTTTCCGATTTTGATTCAAGAACTTCTTCCGGTGCTAAATATGGCTCTAATTTCTCTTCTTTCTTAGAAGATGATGAGTTGATCGATGACGGTATGGATGAACCAGATGACGACGAGGACGATGACGACGATTTGTAA
- a CDS encoding DUF1997 domain-containing protein gives MQSQYGEYQSMETTEAILGITTTSINTEESVEEPTGTIEPVRFHGFFEDCMEMYADAQTVAEYLNVHHGWFRRCAHPMKAEPLGKNGYALTIGRFGSFGYIVEPKIGLELLPAEEGIYRIRTIPVPEYTPPGYDVDFNATQWLVETTAGNINDKLGAVLGKNTKVTRVEWHLDLVVTINFPKFIYRLPMSLIQNTGDRLLAQIVRQVNRRLTYKVQQDFHTTLGIPIPQQAKVRAA, from the coding sequence ATGCAGTCACAGTACGGTGAATATCAATCTATGGAAACTACCGAAGCCATATTGGGTATAACCACAACCAGTATTAATACTGAAGAATCAGTTGAGGAACCAACAGGTACGATCGAGCCAGTACGTTTTCATGGCTTTTTTGAAGACTGTATGGAAATGTATGCCGATGCTCAAACAGTAGCGGAATATCTGAATGTCCATCATGGTTGGTTTCGTCGTTGCGCTCATCCCATGAAGGCAGAACCTTTAGGTAAAAATGGATATGCTTTAACGATCGGACGCTTCGGATCTTTCGGTTATATAGTAGAACCAAAAATAGGCTTAGAGTTACTACCAGCAGAAGAGGGAATTTATCGCATTCGCACTATTCCCGTACCGGAATATACCCCTCCCGGCTATGACGTTGATTTTAATGCAACCCAGTGGTTAGTAGAAACAACCGCAGGTAATATAAATGATAAATTAGGCGCTGTTTTAGGAAAAAATACTAAAGTTACGCGGGTAGAGTGGCATTTAGACTTAGTAGTCACAATTAATTTTCCTAAATTTATTTATCGCCTGCCCATGTCTCTAATTCAAAATACAGGCGATCGGTTATTAGCCCAAATCGTGCGTCAAGTCAATCGTCGCTTGACCTACAAAGTTCAGCAAGACTTTCACACAACTTTGGGCATACCAATACCGCAACAAGCTAAAGTTAGGGCAGCATAA